Proteins from a single region of Mucilaginibacter daejeonensis:
- a CDS encoding alpha/beta fold hydrolase has translation MSELTLTDGTKIYYKDWGTGQPIVFHHGWPLSSDDWDLQMMFFLQQGYRVIAHDRRGHGRSAQVATGHDMDTYAADVAELVAHLDLKDAIHVGHSTGGGEVIRYVAKHGKGRVAKAVLISAVTPIMVQNENNPDGVPIAVFDEIRENTGKNRAQYFKDFPLPFFGYNREGAKVSQGIMDNWWRQGMMGSIKAHYDCVKVFSETDFTEDLKSVDVPVLIMHGEDDQIVPYTVTALKAAKLVKNGKLITYPGFPHGMPTTEADTINKDLLEFIRS, from the coding sequence ATGAGCGAACTTACCTTAACAGACGGCACCAAGATCTACTATAAAGACTGGGGCACCGGACAACCGATCGTTTTTCATCACGGCTGGCCATTATCAAGTGATGACTGGGACCTGCAAATGATGTTCTTTTTACAGCAAGGCTACCGCGTGATCGCGCATGATCGCCGGGGGCATGGCCGGTCGGCCCAGGTAGCTACCGGGCACGACATGGATACTTACGCGGCCGACGTGGCCGAGTTAGTGGCACACCTTGATCTGAAAGACGCTATACACGTAGGCCACTCTACTGGTGGCGGCGAGGTGATCCGTTATGTGGCCAAGCATGGAAAAGGCCGCGTGGCCAAAGCGGTACTGATCAGCGCCGTGACACCGATCATGGTGCAGAACGAGAATAATCCTGATGGTGTGCCGATAGCCGTATTTGACGAGATACGTGAGAATACCGGCAAGAACCGGGCACAATACTTTAAAGATTTTCCACTTCCGTTCTTTGGTTACAACCGCGAGGGTGCCAAGGTATCACAAGGCATCATGGATAACTGGTGGCGCCAGGGCATGATGGGCAGCATTAAAGCGCATTACGATTGTGTGAAGGTGTTCTCGGAGACCGACTTTACCGAAGACCTGAAAAGCGTGGATGTGCCAGTGCTGATCATGCACGGCGAGGACGACCAGATCGTGCCTTACACCGTTACCGCTTTAAAGGCCGCCAAATTGGTGAAGAATGGCAAGCTGATCACCTACCCGGGCTTTCCGCATGGAATGCCAACCACCGAGGCCGATACCATTAACAAGGATCTGCTGGAGTTCATCAGGTCATAA
- a CDS encoding ThuA domain-containing protein, which translates to MKRLILLVWVSCIALVASAQSKKAFKALVLYENGGHHLQFSKAALKWLHEQAHVHNFVLDEVQNTDKINDAFLNGYQLIIQLDYPPYRWKPAAAAAFEKYIDEGKGGWVGFHHATLLGDFDGYPMWNWFSTFMGGIKFKSYIADFADGQVKVEDQQHPVMKGLPSPFNIAKEEWYTYDKSPRPNVHVLATVNEDSYRPASKITMGDHPVVWTNPHYSARNVYIFMGHSPALLNNKAYRQLFLNAVLWAAGRR; encoded by the coding sequence ATGAAACGGCTTATACTTTTGGTATGGGTAAGCTGCATAGCCTTGGTAGCTAGCGCGCAAAGCAAAAAGGCTTTTAAGGCACTTGTACTATACGAAAATGGCGGACACCATCTCCAATTTTCGAAGGCTGCTTTGAAATGGCTCCACGAACAGGCCCACGTGCACAACTTTGTGCTGGATGAGGTGCAAAATACCGACAAGATCAACGACGCTTTTTTGAACGGCTATCAACTGATCATTCAATTGGACTATCCGCCTTATAGATGGAAGCCGGCTGCGGCCGCGGCATTTGAAAAGTATATCGATGAAGGTAAAGGTGGCTGGGTAGGCTTTCATCATGCTACACTTCTTGGCGATTTTGATGGTTACCCAATGTGGAACTGGTTCTCCACCTTTATGGGGGGCATCAAATTTAAAAGCTACATTGCTGACTTTGCCGATGGACAAGTGAAGGTTGAGGACCAACAGCACCCGGTGATGAAGGGGTTGCCATCACCATTCAATATCGCTAAAGAGGAATGGTACACCTACGATAAAAGCCCGAGGCCCAATGTGCACGTGCTGGCCACGGTGAATGAAGACAGTTACCGCCCTGCATCAAAGATCACCATGGGTGATCACCCGGTGGTATGGACCAATCCGCATTATTCGGCCCGTAACGTCTATATCTTCATGGGGCACTCGCCCGCTTTACTGAATAATAAAGCCTACCGGCAGCTCTTTTTAAATGCTGTGCTTTGGGCTGCCGGCAGGCGATAG
- a CDS encoding aldo/keto reductase: MEYRQLGASGLHVPVLSFGTATFGGGNEFFKAWGSTQVDEAKRLVNLCLDAGVNFFDTANVYSHGTSEEILGQALEGLRNQVLISTKATFPMGSGPNDSGSSRIHLIQQAENSLRRLKTDHIDVYHLHGFDGNTPIEETLKALDDLITAGKVRYIACSNFSGWHLMKSLSISERYGWARYVAHQAYYSLLDREFEWELMPLGIDQKVSTIVWSPLSSGRLGGRFRRGTPVPADNRISQGGSHGPATNFELLYKIVDALDEVAEETGKSVPQIALNWLLQRPTVANIIIGARDEAQLKQNLDAVGWNLTTDQVKKLDAASDRDVIYPYWHQRQNTKLNPLPKFY, from the coding sequence ATGGAATACAGACAACTGGGTGCATCGGGTTTGCATGTACCTGTATTGAGTTTTGGTACCGCGACATTTGGCGGTGGCAACGAATTTTTTAAGGCCTGGGGCAGTACCCAGGTAGATGAAGCTAAACGTTTAGTTAACCTGTGCTTAGATGCCGGCGTGAACTTCTTTGATACCGCCAATGTTTACTCGCACGGTACATCTGAAGAGATATTGGGCCAGGCGCTGGAAGGTTTGCGTAACCAGGTGCTGATATCCACCAAGGCTACCTTCCCTATGGGTAGCGGCCCTAACGACTCTGGTTCTTCGCGCATACACTTGATCCAGCAGGCCGAGAATAGCCTACGCCGTTTAAAGACCGACCATATCGACGTTTATCACCTGCATGGTTTTGATGGCAACACACCCATTGAGGAAACGCTTAAGGCCCTTGATGATCTGATCACCGCAGGTAAGGTGCGCTACATCGCTTGCTCTAATTTTTCGGGCTGGCACTTGATGAAGTCGCTGTCCATCTCTGAGCGTTACGGCTGGGCGCGTTATGTGGCGCACCAGGCATATTACTCACTGCTCGACCGCGAATTTGAGTGGGAACTGATGCCACTTGGTATCGATCAAAAGGTGAGCACCATTGTATGGAGTCCACTGTCATCAGGCCGTTTGGGCGGTAGGTTCCGCCGTGGCACACCGGTACCGGCCGATAACCGGATCAGCCAGGGTGGATCGCACGGTCCAGCTACCAACTTTGAGCTGTTGTACAAGATCGTTGATGCTTTGGATGAGGTGGCCGAGGAGACCGGTAAGAGCGTTCCGCAGATCGCCTTGAACTGGTTACTGCAACGCCCAACCGTTGCCAACATCATTATCGGTGCGCGCGATGAGGCTCAACTGAAACAGAACCTTGACGCCGTGGGCTGGAACCTGACCACCGACCAGGTAAAAAAACTGGACGCCGCCAGCGACCGCGATGTGATCTATCCGTATTGGCATCAGCGCCAAAATACCAAACTGAATCCGCTGCCTAAGTTCTATTAA
- a CDS encoding SDR family NAD(P)-dependent oxidoreductase, protein MDLQLKNKTALVSGSTAGIGYAIAKLLAAEGVTVWVNGRTAERVNAAVDQIKQETDNANVSGIVADLSKADDVAALVKHVPQVDILINNVAIFEAKAFADIPDEDWFKFFDVNVMSGIRLSRAYFDGMLQRNWGRIIFISSESALQIPEEMIHYGVTKTAQIGVARGLAELTRGTAVTVNTVLPGPTLSEGVGGFVKQLATDQNKTEDEVKTDFFKTMRPTSIIQRFLSTDEVANTVVYLSSPLASATNGASIRVEGGLLKTAV, encoded by the coding sequence ATGGATCTTCAACTAAAAAACAAGACCGCTTTGGTGAGCGGTTCTACCGCAGGCATCGGTTATGCCATTGCCAAACTACTGGCTGCCGAAGGGGTTACCGTTTGGGTGAACGGCCGTACCGCCGAGCGCGTGAACGCTGCTGTAGACCAGATCAAACAAGAGACCGATAATGCCAATGTAAGCGGCATAGTGGCCGACCTAAGCAAAGCCGATGATGTTGCCGCATTGGTAAAGCATGTACCACAGGTAGATATACTGATCAATAACGTGGCCATATTTGAGGCCAAAGCGTTTGCCGATATTCCTGACGAGGACTGGTTCAAATTTTTTGATGTGAACGTGATGAGCGGCATCCGTTTAAGCCGCGCTTACTTTGATGGCATGCTACAGCGCAATTGGGGCCGTATCATTTTCATCTCCAGCGAGTCGGCGTTGCAGATACCTGAAGAAATGATCCACTATGGCGTGACCAAGACCGCACAGATCGGTGTGGCCCGTGGACTAGCCGAACTGACGCGCGGCACCGCCGTTACGGTGAACACCGTGCTGCCTGGCCCTACCTTATCTGAAGGGGTGGGTGGTTTTGTGAAGCAACTGGCTACCGACCAGAACAAGACCGAAGACGAGGTTAAGACCGATTTCTTCAAGACCATGCGGCCTACCTCCATCATTCAGCGCTTTTTAAGTACCGATGAAGTGGCCAACACGGTGGTATACCTGTCAAGCCCGCTGGCATCGGCCACTAACGGCGCATCCATCAGGGTAGAAGGTGGCTTATTAAAGACCGCCGTTTAA
- a CDS encoding alpha/beta hydrolase: protein MHRYILTFMALGFAVNTYAQRTSGITKKPDTSFTNFSAYVKLPKQFKDARMVPDSLPAGVKAIRNVTYVMADGQPLKVDIFTPTKVGKALPAIMMVHGGGWRSGSPSQHHALAARLAASGYVCFTPAYRLSTQALYPAAVWDLKNALRWIKANAPKYKVDTTRMAVAGFSAGGQLAALLGSTGHNKVFDIGADPALARHTTNVQAIVDIDGILAFIHSDSGEGDDSRSTSSGTYWFGYSKDERPDLWKQASALTYVDADTPPTLFINSGVNRMHAGRQDYINILDRNHIYSEVHTFEGAPHTFCLFEPWFTPTVNYITGFLNKVLSK, encoded by the coding sequence ATGCACAGATACATCCTGACCTTTATGGCCCTGGGTTTTGCCGTAAACACCTATGCGCAACGCACCAGCGGTATCACCAAAAAGCCCGATACCAGCTTTACCAACTTCAGTGCTTATGTGAAGCTGCCCAAGCAGTTCAAGGATGCCCGCATGGTGCCCGATAGCCTGCCTGCAGGTGTTAAAGCGATCAGGAACGTTACTTATGTGATGGCCGATGGTCAGCCATTAAAGGTCGATATCTTTACACCCACCAAGGTGGGCAAAGCGCTCCCGGCGATCATGATGGTGCATGGCGGTGGCTGGCGCAGCGGTAGCCCTTCGCAGCATCATGCATTGGCCGCAAGGCTGGCGGCCAGCGGCTATGTTTGCTTTACCCCGGCTTACCGTTTATCGACCCAGGCTTTATACCCTGCCGCCGTGTGGGACCTTAAGAACGCCTTGCGCTGGATCAAAGCCAACGCCCCTAAATACAAAGTAGACACTACCCGCATGGCCGTGGCCGGATTTTCGGCAGGCGGACAGTTGGCCGCATTGCTGGGTTCCACCGGTCATAATAAGGTGTTCGACATTGGCGCCGACCCGGCTTTAGCACGCCATACTACCAACGTGCAGGCTATTGTGGATATCGATGGCATCCTGGCCTTCATCCATTCTGACTCTGGCGAAGGCGATGATAGCCGGTCGACCTCATCGGGTACTTACTGGTTCGGGTATAGCAAGGACGAGCGCCCAGACCTTTGGAAGCAAGCTTCGGCACTGACCTATGTTGACGCCGATACACCTCCAACCCTATTCATCAACAGCGGTGTTAACCGTATGCACGCCGGGCGTCAGGACTATATCAACATCCTCGACCGTAACCACATCTACAGTGAGGTACACACCTTTGAAGGGGCTCCACATACTTTCTGCCTTTTTGAGCCATGGTTCACCCCCACAGTGAACTACATCACCGGCTTCTTGAACAAGGTCTTGAGCAAATGA